The following proteins come from a genomic window of Sorghum bicolor cultivar BTx623 chromosome 3, Sorghum_bicolor_NCBIv3, whole genome shotgun sequence:
- the LOC8079626 gene encoding pectinesterase has protein sequence MPPIPKRAEHLLVLLIVAFAAAAATSAASNDAGTVPFYPSAEAAAAAHCDGTLYPELCLSTLADIPDLHKKPLPDVICAAVNHTEDVVTATSTNCSYYLQDRSLSARDRLAINDCLELLSTTMDELRATTADLSTSSGGNGSAAAPSVGTRRVTMDHVMTVLSAAITNQYTCLDGFAYQNGGRVRHYIEPTFHHVSRMVSNSLAMAKKLPGASPSPSSAPTTTETAAVARQPFMGYGQMVKGFPRWVRPGDRRLLQAPATAITADAVVAKDGSGGYTTVSAAVAAAPTNSKKRYVIYIKAGAYMENVEVGKKHVNLMFVGDGIGKTVIKASRNVVDGYTTFRSATVAVVGNNFLARDLTIENSAGPSKHQAVALRVGADLSAFYRCSFVGYQDTLYVHSLRQFFRDCDIYGTIDFVFGNAAVVLQGCNLYARKPLPNQSNIFTAQGREDPNQNTGISIHRCKVAAAADLLQSSSSTKTYLGRPWKQYSRTVFLQSELDSLIAPAGWLEWDGNFALDTLYYGEYMNTGPGAGTSGRVKWKGYRVITSAAEASAFTVGSFIDGDVWLAGTSIPFTTGL, from the exons ATGCCACCCATACCCAAGAGAGCCGAGCATCTCCTTGTCCTCCTAATTGTCGcattcgccgccgccgccgccaccagcgccgccTCCAATGACGCCGGCACCGTCCCCTTCTACCCCTCCGCGGAGGCCGCCGCAGCCGCGCACTGCGACGGCACGCTCTACCCGGAGCTCTGCCTGTCCACACTCGCGGACATCCCGGACCTGCACAAGAAGCCCCTCCCGGACGTCATCTGCGCCGCCGTGAACCACACCGAGGACGTGGTGACCGCCACCTCCACCAACTGCTCGTACTACCTACAGGACAGGTCCCTCTCGGCGCGGGACCGCCTCGCCATCAACGACTGCCTGGAGCTGCTGTCCACCACCATGGACGAGCTCCGCGCCACCACCGCCGACCTCAGCACGAGCTCCGGCGGCAACGGCTCCGCGGCGGCCCCGTCCGTGGGCACCCGGCGCGTGACGATGGACCACGTGATGACGGTGCTCTCCGCGGCCATCACCAACCAGTACACCTGCCTCGACGGCTTCGCGTACCAGAACGGCGGGCGGGTGCGGCACTACATCGAGCCGACCTTCCACCACGTCTCCCGCATGGTGAGCAACTCGCTCGCCATGGCCAAGAAGCTGCCCGGCGCCAGCCCCAGCCCCTCCTCGGCGCCTACGACGACGGAGACTGCAGCGGTGGCGCGGCAGCCATTCATGGGGTACGGGCAGATGGTGAAGGGGTTCCCGCGGTGGGTGCGTCCCGGGGACCGGCGGCTGCTGCAGGCCCCGGCGACGGCCATCACCGCGGACGCGGTGGTGGCCAAGGACGGGAGCGGGGGGTACACGACGGTGTCGGCggccgtggcggcggcgccgaCCAACTCGAAGAAGCGGTACGTGATCTACATCAAGGCCGGGGCGTACATGGAGAACGTGGAGGTCGGGAAGAAGCACGTGAACCTGATGTTCGTCGGCGACGGCATCGGCAAGACCGTCATCAAGGCCAGCCGCAACGTTGTGGACGGCTACACCACCTTCCGCTCAGCCACAGTCG CTGTGGTGGGCAACAACTTCTTGGCCCGCGACCTGACGATCGAGAACTCGGCCGGCCCGTCCAAGCACCAGGCGGTGGCGCTCCGCGTGGGCGCCGACCTGTCGGCGTTCTACCGCTGCAGCTTCGTGGGCTACCAGGACACGCTGTACGTGCACTCCCTCCGGCAGTTCTTCCGCGACTGCGACATCTACGGCACCATCGACTTCGTCTTCGGCAACGCCGCCGTCGTGCTGCAGGGCTGCAACCTGTACGCGCGCAAGCCGCTGCCCAACCAGAGCAACATCTTCACGGCGCAGGGCCGGGAGGACCCCAACCAGAACACCGGCATCTCCATCCACCGCTGcaaggtggcggcggcggcggacctgctgcagtcctcctcctccaccaagacCTACCTCGGCCGGCCATGGAAGCAGTACTCCCGCACGGTTTTCCTGCAGTCGGAGCTGGACTCGCTCATCGCCCCGGCGGGCTGGCTCGAGTGGGACGGCAACTTCGCGCTCGACACGCTCTACTACGGCGAGTACATGAACACGGGGCCCGGCGCCGGAAcctccggccgggtcaagtggaAGGGGTACCGTGTCATCACCAGCGCGGCCGAGGCCAGCGCGTTCACCGTCGGCTCCTTCATCGACGGGGACGTCTGGCTCGCCGGCACGTCCATCCCCTTCACCACCGGCTTGTGA
- the LOC8060348 gene encoding endoglucanase 3, giving the protein MARLRCLLVAFVVFAAALRLPGDAIASRGHHGPAAHDYRDALAKSILFFEGQRSGKLPPSQRVSWRRDSGLSDGSAAKVDLVGGYHDAGDNVKFGFPMAFSMTMLAWSVVEFGGLMKSELPHARDAVRWGADYLLKATAHPDTIYVQVGDATKDHACWERPEDMDTPRTVYKVDARTPGSDVAAETAAALAAASLVFRKSDPAYASRLVARAKRVFEFADKHRGAYSTGLAADVCPYYCSYSGYQDELLWGAAWLHRATRSATYLSYIQSNGAVLGADESDNTFGWDNKHAGARVLIAKSFLVQRQGALREYKSHADGFICSMVPGTATDQTQYTRGGLLFRLSDSNMQYVTSSAFLMLTYAKYLAFAKTTVRCGGVAVTPHRLRAVARRQVDYLLGSNPMGMSYMVGYGGRYPRRIHHRASSLPSVAAHPGRIGCSQGFTALYAGGANPNVLVGAVVGGPDMQDRFPDERNDHEHSEPATYINAPLVGALAYLAHSYGQL; this is encoded by the exons ATGGCTCGTCTCCGCTGCCTCTTGGTCGCCTTCGTCGTATTCGCGGCCGCCCTCCGCCTGCCAGGCGACGCCATTGCCTCCCGCGGGCACCACGGCCCCGCCGCGCACGACTACAGGGACGCGCTCGCCAAGTCCATCCTCTTCTTCGAGGGCCAGCGGTCCGGCAAGCTGCCGCCGTCGCAGCGCGTGTCGTGGCGCAGGGACTCGGGCCTCTCCGACGGCTCCGCCGCCAAG GTGGACCTGGTGGGCGGGTACCACGACGCCGGCGACAACGTCAAGTTCGGGTTCCCGATGGCGTTCAGCATGACGATGCTGGCGTGGAGCGTGGTGGAGTTCGGTGGCCTCATGAAGTCGGAGCTGCCGCACGCCAGGGATGCCGTCCGCTGGGGCGCCGACTACCTGCTCAAGGCCACGGCGCACCCGGACACCATCTACGTCCAG GTTGGTGACGCGACCAAGGACCACGCGTGCTGGGAGCGTCCGGAGGACATGGACACCCCGAGGACGGTGTACAAGGTGGACGCGCGCACCCCAGGCTCCGACGTCGccgccgagaccgccgccgcgctCGCCGCTGCCTCCCTCGTCTTCCGCAAGTCCGACCCAGCCTACGCCAGCCGCCTCGTCGCCAGAGCCAAGCGTGTGTTCGAGTTCGCCGACAAGCACCGGGGCGCCTACAGCACGGGCCTGGCCGCGGACGTGTGCCCGTACTACTGCTCCTACTCCGGGTACCAGGACGAGCTGCTGTGGGGCGCGGCGTGGCTGCACCGCGCCACCAGGAGCGCCACGTACCTGAGCTACATCCAGAGCAACGGCGCCGTCCTGGGCGCCGACGAGTCGGACAACACGTTCGGGTGGGACAACAAGCACGCCGGCGCGCGCGTCCTCATCGCCAAGTCGTTCCTGGTGCAGCGCCAGGGCGCGCTCCGCGAGTACAAGTCCCACGCCGACGGGTTCATCTGCTCCATGGTGCCCGGCACGGCCACGGACCAGACGCAGTACACCCGTGGCGGGCTGCTGTTCAGGCTCAGCGACAGCAACATGCAGTACGTGACGTCCAGCGCTTTCCTGATGCTCACCTACGCCAAGTACCTGGCGTTCGCCAAGACCACGGTGCGCTGCGGCGGCGTGGCCGTGACGCCGCACCGGCTGCGCGCCGTCGCGCGGAGGCAGGTGGACTACCTGCTGGGGAGCAACCCGATGGGGATGTCGTACATGGTGGGCTACGGCGGAAGGTACCCGCGCCGGATCCACCACCGCGCCTCGTCGCTGCCGTCCGTGGCGGCGCACCCGGGTAGGATCGGGTGCTCGCAGGGGTTCACCGCGCTGTACGCGGGCGGGGCCAACCCGAACGTGCTCGTCGGCGCCGTCGTCGGCGGACCCGACATGCAGGACAGGTTCCCCGACGAGCGGAACGACCACGAGCACTCGGAGCCGGCCACCTACATCAACGCGCCGCTCGTCGGCGCGCTCGCCTACCTCGCGCATTCGTACGGCCAGCTCTAG